In Raphanus sativus mitochondrion, complete genome, a single window of DNA contains:
- the rps3 gene encoding ribosomal protein small subunit 3, producing MARKGNPISVRLGKNRSSDSSRFSEYYYGKFVYQDVNLRSYFGSIRPPTRLTFGFRLGRCILLHFPKRTFIHFFLPRRPRRLKRREKTRPGKEKGRWWTTFGKAGPIGCLRDDTEEERNEVRGRGARKRVESIRLDDRKKQNEIRGWPKKKQRYGYHDRSPSIKKNLSKSLRISGAFKHPKYAGVVNDIAFLIENDDSFRKTKLFKFFFPKKSRSDGPTSYLRTLPAVRPSLNFLVMQYFFNTKNQMNFDPVVVLNHFVAPGAAEPSTMGRANAQGRSLQKRIRSRIAFFVESSTSEKKCLAEAKNRLTHFIRLANDLRFAGTTKTTISLFPFFGATFFFLRDGVGVYNNLDAREQLLNQLRVKCWNLLGKDKVMELIEKFKNLGGIEELIKVIDMMIEIILRKRGIPYRYNSYFYEVKKMRSFLSNRTNTKTLIESVKIKSVYQSASLIAQDISFQLKNKRRSFHSIFAKIVKEIPKRVEGIRICFSGRLKDAAEKAQTKCYKHRKTSRNVFNQKIDYAPAEVSTRYGISGVKVWISYSQKKGGRAISETYEI from the exons ATGGCACGAAAAGGAAATCCGATTTCGGTAAGACTTGGAAAAAATCGTAGTTCAGATTCAAGTCGGTTCAGTGAG TATTATTATGGTAAATTTGTGTATCAAGATGTCAATCTGAGATCTTATTTCGGTTCGATACGTCCACCTACGAGACTCACCTTTGGCTTTCGTCTCGGTAGGTGTATTCTTCTACATTTTCCTAAAAGAACATTCATTCATTTCTTTCTTCCCCGTCGACCACGACGACTGAAACGACGTGAAAAAACTAGACCCGGAAAGGAGAAGGGCCGGTGGTGGACGACATTCGGGAAAGCCGGGCCGATCGGGTGTCTTCGCGACGATACAGAAGAAGAACGAAACGAAGTGAGAGGCCGGGGGGCAAGGAAAAGAGTCGAGTCGATCAGGCTCGACGACCGAAAGAAGCAAAACGAAATCCGGGGGTGGCCGAAAAAAAAACAACGCTATGGATACCATGACCGATCACCATCGATAAAGAAGAATCTTTCTAAATCACTTCGGATCAGCGGGGCCTTCAAGCATCCGAAATACGCCGGGGTTGTAAATGACATAGCGTTCCTGATAGAAAATGACGACTCCTTCAGAAAAACGAAGTTATTCAAGTTCTTTTTCCCAAAGAAGTCCCGCTCCGACGGCCCGACGAGTTATCTACGGACCCTCCCTGCAGTGCGCCCCTCCTTGAATTTTTTGGTCATGCAATACTTTTTTAATACAAAGAACCAAATGAATTTCGACCCCGTCGTAGTTCTCAATCATTTCGTGGCACCGGGCGCGGCTGAACCATCTACGATGGGGAGAGCGAATGCACAGGGAAGAAGCTTACAGAAGAGAATACGTTCTCGTATCGCTTTTTTTGTAGAAAGCTCGACCAGCGAGAAAAAGTGTTTGGCCGAAGCCAAAAATAGGTTGACCCACTTCATTCGCTTGGCGAATGATCTTCGCTTCGCGGGAACAACTAAAACCACCATCTCGCTCTTTCCATTCTTCGGTGCTACCTTTTTCTTTCTAAGAGATGGGGTTGGGGTGTATAATAACCTTGATGCCCGGGAACAACTACTCAATCAATTAAGGGTCAAATGTTGGAACCTTTTGGGTAAGGATAAGGTAATGGAATTGATAGAGAAATTCAAAAACCTAGGTGGGATAGAAGAATTGATAAAGGTAATAGATATGATGATAGAAATCATACTGAGAAAGAGAGGAATTCCGTATAGGTACAACTCTTATTTTTACGAAGTCAAAAAAATGCGATCTTTCTTGTCTAATAGAACAAACACTAAGACCTTAATTGAGTCAGTCAAAATCAAATCTGTTTATCAAAGCGCTTCTCTGATTGCTCAAGACATCTCTTTTCAACTGAAGAACAAAAGAAGATCATTTCATTCCATTTTTGCTAAAATAGTGAAGGAGATTCCAAAAAGGGTGGAGGGAATCCGTATATGTTTTTCCGGTCGATTAAAAGACGCAGCAGAAAAAGCTCAAACTAAATGCTATAAGCATAGAAAAACTTCTCGTAATGTATTTAACCAGAAAATCGATTATGCTCCTGCGGAAGTATCTACTCGTTACGGAATCTCAGGTGTCAAAGTGTGGATTTCATATAGTCAAAAAAAAGGGGGACGTGCTATATCCGAAACGTACGAAATATAG
- the rpL16 gene encoding ribosomal protein large subunit 16 → MYLTRKSIMLLRKYLLVTESQVSKCGFHIVKKKGDVLYPKRTKYSKYRKGRCSRGCKPDGTKLGFGRYGTKSCKAGRLSYRAIEAARRAIIGHFHRAMSGQFRRNGKIWVRVFADLPITGKPTEVRMGRGKGNPTGWIARVSTGQIPFEMDGVSLANARQAATLAAHKLCSSTKFVQWS, encoded by the coding sequence ATGTATTTAACCAGAAAATCGATTATGCTCCTGCGGAAGTATCTACTCGTTACGGAATCTCAGGTGTCAAAGTGTGGATTTCATATAGTCAAAAAAAAGGGGGACGTGCTATATCCGAAACGTACGAAATATAGTAAATATCGTAAAGGCAGATGTAGTAGGGGTTGCAAACCGGATGGTACAAAACTGGGTTTTGGAAGATATGGCACTAAAAGTTGTAAAGCTGGTCGTCTTTCATATCGAGCCATTGAAGCAGCGCGTCGGGCTATAATCGGACACTTCCATCGTGCTATGAGCGGACAATTCCGAAGAAATGGTAAGATATGGGTAAGAGTTTTCGCGGATCTCCCTATTACCGGGAAACCTACAGAAGTAAGAATGGGAAGAGGAAAAGGAAATCCTACGGGTTGGATTGCTCGTGTGTCCACGGGACAAATCCCATTTGAAATGGATGGTGTGAGTTTGGCAAATGCTCGACAAGCCGCTACATTAGCGGCTCATAAACTATGTTCGTCAACCAAGTTTGTTCAGTGGTCGTAA
- the rpL5 gene encoding ribosomal protein large subunit 5: protein MFPLNFHYEDVSRQDPLLKPNHANVMEVPGSCEIRVVPKAPYNFIIKNGKLAMEIPRGQKFIQTQRGSTGKSFRSNPFLGSNKDKGYVSDLARQSTLRGHGMSNFSVRISTVMSLLDFPVEIRKNSIQFSMETEFCEFSPELEDHFEIFEHIRGFNVTIVTSANTQDETLPPWSGFLQKDEGETQ, encoded by the coding sequence ATGTTTCCACTCAATTTTCATTACGAAGATGTATCACGTCAAGATCCGTTGCTCAAACCGAATCACGCCAACGTTATGGAAGTTCCTGGATCGTGTGAAATAAGAGTAGTACCAAAGGCACCCTATAATTTCATAATAAAAAATGGAAAATTGGCTATGGAGATTCCGCGCGGTCAGAAATTCATACAGACACAAAGGGGTTCGACAGGAAAGTCCTTTCGATCTAATCCATTCTTGGGGTCAAATAAAGACAAAGGATATGTAAGTGACCTAGCACGACAAAGCACTCTCCGAGGGCATGGAATGTCTAATTTTTCGGTCAGAATCTCGACAGTAATGTCTCTGTTAGATTTTCCGGTCGAAATACGGAAAAACTCCATTCAATTCTCGATGGAAACGGAGTTTTGCGAATTCTCCCCGGAACTGGAAGATCATTTCGAGATCTTCGAACATATTAGAGGGTTCAATGTGACTATTGTCACTTCGGCCAACACACAAGATGAGACTTTACCACCGTGGAGCGGCTTTTTGCAAAAAGATGAGGGGGAAACTCAGTAA
- the rps14 gene encoding ribosomal protein small subunit 14, which produces MSEKQNSRDHKRRLLAAKFELRRKLYKAFCKDPDLPSDMRDKHRYKLSKLPRNSSFARVRNRCISTGRPRSVSEFFRIYRIVFRGLASRGSLMGIKKSSW; this is translated from the coding sequence ATGTCGGAGAAGCAAAATAGTAGAGATCACAAACGTAGATTGCTCGCGGCTAAATTTGAATTGAGACGAAAGCTTTATAAAGCCTTTTGTAAAGATCCCGATCTTCCTAGTGATATGCGGGACAAACATCGTTATAAGTTGTCCAAGTTGCCAAGAAATAGTTCCTTTGCACGAGTAAGAAACCGATGTATTTCCACGGGTCGCCCTCGTTCTGTATCTGAGTTCTTTCGAATTTATCGTATCGTTTTTCGTGGATTAGCATCTCGAGGTTCTTTGATGGGCATAAAGAAATCGTCTTGGTAG
- the cob gene encoding apocytochrome b — protein MTIRNQRFSLLKQPISSTLNQHLVDYPTPSNLSYWWGFGPLAGICLVIQIVTGVFLAMHYTPHVDLAFNSVEHIMRDVEGGWLLRYMHANGASMFLIVVYLHIFRGLYHASYSSPREFVWCLGVVIFLLMIVTAFIGYVLPWGQMSFWGATVITSLASAIPVVGDTIVTWLWGGFSVDNATLNRFFSLHHLLPFILVGASLLHLAALHQYGSNNPLGVHSEMDKIAFYPYFYVKDLVGWVAFAIFFSIWIFYAPNVLGHPDNYIPANPMSTPPHIVPEWYFLPIHAILRSIPDKAGGVAAIAPVFICLLALPFFKSMYVRSSSFRPIHQGMFWLLLADCLLLGWIGCQPVEAPFVTIGQISPLVFFLFFAITPILGRVGRGIPNSYTDETDHT, from the coding sequence ATGACTATAAGGAACCAACGATTCTCTCTTCTTAAACAACCTATATCCTCCACACTTAATCAGCATTTAGTAGATTATCCAACCCCGAGCAATCTTAGTTATTGGTGGGGGTTCGGTCCGTTAGCTGGTATTTGTTTAGTCATTCAGATAGTGACTGGCGTTTTTTTAGCTATGCATTACACACCTCATGTGGATTTAGCTTTCAACAGCGTAGAACACATTATGAGAGATGTTGAAGGGGGCTGGTTGCTCCGTTATATGCATGCTAATGGGGCAAGTATGTTTCTTATTGTGGTTTACCTTCATATTTTTCGTGGTCTATATCATGCGAGTTATAGCAGTCCTAGGGAATTTGTTTGGTGTCTTGGAGTTGTAATCTTCCTATTAATGATTGTGACAGCTTTTATAGGATATGTACTACCTTGGGGTCAGATGAGCTTTTGGGGAGCTACAGTAATTACAAGCTTAGCTAGCGCCATACCTGTAGTAGGAGATACCATAGTGACTTGGCTTTGGGGTGGTTTCTCCGTGGACAATGCCACCTTAAATCGTTTTTTTAGTCTTCATCATTTACTCCCCTTTATTTTAGTAGGCGCCAGTCTTCTTCATCTGGCCGCATTGCATCAATATGGATCAAATAATCCATTGGGTGTACATTCTGAGATGGATAAAATAGCTTTTTACCCTTATTTTTATGTCAAGGATCTAGTTGGTTGGGTAGCTTTTGCTATCTTTTTTTCTATTTGGATTTTTTATGCTCCTAATGTTTTGGGACATCCCGACAATTATATACCTGCTAATCCGATGTCCACCCCGCCTCATATTGTGCCGGAATGGTATTTCCTACCGATCCATGCCATTCTTCGTAGTATACCTGACAAAGCGGGAGGTGTAGCCGCAATAGCACCAGTTTTTATATGTCTCTTGGCTTTACCTTTTTTTAAAAGTATGTATGTGCGTAGTTCAAGTTTTCGACCGATTCACCAAGGAATGTTTTGGTTGCTTTTGGCGGATTGCTTACTACTAGGTTGGATCGGATGTCAACCTGTGGAAGCACCATTTGTTACTATTGGACAAATTTCTCCTTTGGTTTTCTTCTTGTTCTTTGCCATAACGCCCATTCTGGGACGAGTTGGAAGAGGAATTCCTAATTCTTACACGGATGAGACTGATCACACCTGA
- the cox2 gene encoding cytochrome c oxidase subunit 2 translates to MIVLKWLFFTISPCDAAEPWQLGFQDAATPIMQGIIDLHHDIFFFLILILVFVLWILVRALWHFHYKENAIPQRIVHGTTIEILWTIFPSIILMFIAIPSFALLYSMDEVVVDPAITIKAIGHQWYWTYEYSDYNSSDEQSLTFDSYMIPEEDLELGQLRLLEVDNRVVVPAKTHLRIIVTSADVLHSWAVPSLGVKCDAVPGRLNQISILVQREGVYYGQCSEICGTNHAFMPIVVEAVSRKDYGSWVSNQLIPQTGEA, encoded by the exons ACGATTGTTCTAAAATGGTTATTCCTCACAATTTCTCCTTGTGATGCAGCGGAACCATGGCAATTAGGATCTCAAGACGCAGCTACACCTATAATGCAAGGAATAATAGACTTACATCACGATATCTTTTTCTTCCTCATTCTGATTTTGGTTTTCGTATTATGGATCTTGGTTCGCGCTTTATGGCATTTCCACTATAAAGAAAATGCAATCCCGCAAAGGATTGTTCATGGAACTACTATCGAGATTCTTCGGACCATCTTTCCTAGTCTCATCTCGATGTTCATTGCTATACCATCATTTGCTCTCTTATACTCAATGGACGAGGTAGTAGTAGATCCAGCCATTACTATCAAAGCTATTGGACATCAATGGTATCGGACTTATGAGTATTCTGACTATAACAGTTCCGATGAGCAGTCACTCACTTTTGACAGTTATATGATTCCAGAAGAAGATCTAGAATTGGGTCAATCACGTTTATTAGAAGTGGACAATAGAGTGGTTGTACCAGCCAAAACTCATCTACGTATTATTGTAACATCTGCTGATGTACCTCATAGTTGGGCTGTACCTTCCTCAGGTGTCAAATGTGATGCTGTACCTGGTCGTTTAAATCAAATCTCTATTTTGGTACAACGAGAAGGAGTTTACTATGGTCAGTGCAGTGAGATTTGTGGAACTAATCATGCCTTTACGC CTATCGTCGTAGAAGCTGTTCCTAGGAAAGATTATGGTTCTCGGGTATCCAATCAATTAATCCCCCAAACCGGGGAAGCTTAA
- the ccmFC gene encoding cytochrome c biogenesis protein ccmFC produces the protein MVQLHNFFFFILFMVVPCGTAAPVLLKWFVSRDVPTGAPFSNGTIIPIPISSFPLLVYLHSRKIIRSMDGAKSGVLVRASRPILLPDIIGRSSSKTRARKALFFFVPVLHFRLLESKGDFSYLESFCGVLCLLFFRTFLFLARDRSAKRERARRRKGQTLRPNGNEQRRNDKMRCSGHPHLDLERRVEGFGPLAFPVPPELGGACVGGVPPEIGLEALALPRSRQLMAMAVGHDYYQKVPMKMNISHGGVCICMLGVLLSNTKKIQFTQRLPLGSELHMGKERCCLRGLDHLHGPTSHSICGNLMIYKPSLTNDRLMFEHDESLHADLLLINFPASYKNGKLEHFLHWWMKNRKHNNFWLTMFPEKRYFRERTSTAEVAIHTNLFTDLYASIGTGSSRTGGWYTTIMKLPFIFFIRIGFMLASLGGSPSLLRQLQKDKLRWN, from the exons ATGGTCCAACTACATAACTTTTTCTTTTTTATTCTTTTTATGGTCGTGCCTTGTGGCACGGCAGCACCCGTACTATTGAAATGGTTCGTCAGTAGAGATGTTCCCACGGGTGCCCCTTTTTCCAATGGTACTATAATTCCTATTCCTATCTCTTCATTCCCTCTTTTGGTCTATCTACATTCCAGGAAAATCATACGCTCCATGGACGGAGCAAAAAGTGGAGTCTTGGTCAGAGCAAGTCGCCCTATTCTATTACCAGACATAATTGGGAGAAGCTCATCCAAAACTAGAGCTAGAAAGGCCTTATTTTTTTTCGTTCCCGTTCTTCATTTCCGTCTTCTCGAATCCAAGGGGGACTTCTCATATTTAGAATCTTTCTGCGGTGTGCTCTGTTTACTATTCTTTCGTACTTTCCTCTTTTTAGCACGCGATAGGTCAGCGAAGCGTGAGCGGGCGCGGAGAAGGAAAGGCCAAACACTTCGGCCGAACGGGAATGAGCAACGACGAAATGACAAGATGAGGTGCTCCGGGCACCCCCATTTAGATTTAGAAAGAAGGGTCGAAGGTTTTGGGCCTCTAGCTTTCCCCGTCCCCCCTGAGTTGGGTGGTGCTTGTGTGGGGGGCGTGCCACCAGAAATCGGGCTTGAAGCTCTCGCCTTACCAAGGAGCCGACAGCTGATGGCTATGGCTGTTGGTCACGACTACTACCAAAAGGTTCCAATGAAGATGAATATTTCACATGGAGGAGTGTGCATCTGTATGTTGGGTGTTCTTCTGTCG AACACAAAGAAGATACAGTTCACTCAACGATTGCCTTTGGGTTCCGAACTCCATATGGGGAAGGAGCGTTGTTGTTTGCGAGGTCTCGATCATTTACATGGACCCACTTCTCATTCCATTTGTGGGAATTTGATGATCTATAAACCGTCCCTAACGAACGATCGGCTCATGTTTGAGCATGATGAATCACTTCATGCCGACCTCTTGCTAATAAACTTTCCGGCCTCATATAAGAATGGAAAACTTGAGCATTTTCTGCATTGGTGGATGAAGAATCGCAAACATAATAATTTTTGGTTAACCATGTTCCCAGAAAAAAGATACTTTCGAGAAAGGACGAGCACGGCTGAAGTGGCTATACATACAAATCTATTTACGGATCTATATGCTTCGATTGGAACTGGAAGTTCCAGAACAGGAGGTTGGTATACCACCATAATGAAACTGCCTTTTATTTTTTTTATTCGGATAGGATTTATGTTGGCTTCGTTGGGAGGCTCGCCTAGTTTGTTACGTCAGCTCCAAAAGGATAAGTTGCGTTGGAATCGA
- the cox3 gene encoding cytochrome c oxidase subunit 3, whose protein sequence is MIESQRHSYHLVDPSPWPISGSLGALATTVGGVMYMHPFQGGARLLSLGLIFLLYTMFVWWRDVLRESTLEGHHTKVVQLGPRYGSILFIVSEVMFFFAFFWASSHSSLAPAVEIGGIWPPKGIGVLDPWEIPFLNTPILPSSGAAVTWAHHAILAGKEKRAVYALVATVLLALVFTGFQGMEYYQAPFTISDSIYGSTFFLATGFHGFHVIIGTLFLIICGIRQYLGHLTKEHHVGFEAAAWYWHFVDVVWLFLFVSIYWWGGI, encoded by the coding sequence ATGATTGAATCTCAGAGGCATTCTTATCATTTGGTAGATCCAAGTCCATGGCCTATTTCGGGTTCACTCGGAGCTTTGGCAACCACCGTAGGAGGTGTGATGTACATGCACCCATTTCAAGGGGGTGCAAGACTTCTAAGTTTGGGCCTCATATTTCTCCTATATACCATGTTCGTATGGTGGCGCGATGTTCTACGTGAATCCACGTTGGAAGGACATCATACCAAAGTCGTACAATTAGGACCTCGATATGGTTCTATTCTGTTCATCGTATCGGAGGTTATGTTCTTTTTTGCTTTTTTTTGGGCTTCTTCTCATTCTTCTTTGGCACCTGCGGTAGAGATCGGAGGTATTTGGCCCCCAAAAGGGATTGGGGTTTTAGATCCTTGGGAAATCCCTTTTCTTAATACCCCTATTCTCCCTTCATCCGGAGCTGCCGTAACTTGGGCTCATCATGCTATACTCGCGGGGAAGGAAAAACGAGCAGTTTATGCTTTAGTAGCTACCGTTTTACTGGCTCTAGTATTTACTGGCTTTCAAGGAATGGAATATTATCAAGCACCCTTCACTATTTCGGATAGTATTTATGGTTCTACCTTTTTCTTAGCAACAGGCTTTCATGGTTTTCATGTGATTATAGGTACTCTTTTCTTGATTATATGTGGTATTCGGCAATATCTTGGTCATCTGACGAAGGAGCATCACGTTGGCTTTGAAGCAGCTGCATGGTACTGGCATTTTGTAGACGTGGTTTGGTTATTCCTATTTGTCTCTATCTATTGGTGGGGAGGTATATGA